A window of Acidobacteriota bacterium contains these coding sequences:
- a CDS encoding serine hydrolase, with the protein MRHPDERAWGGWIGIALVCACLGVSVSAQDRPAQIDAYLARVHDLHQFDGAVLVADAQGVLFKKAYGLADREWDVPSTPATKFRIGSITKQFTAALALQLVEEGRITLDTKLSEVLPYYRKDTGEMVTVRHLLNHTSGIPSLTQLPSFQEIRTRNPHSVEETVKRFCSGDLQFAPGTQFRYNNSGYYILGAVIEKVTGKPYEQVLRERITDPLKMTGTGYDRARDVLLNRASGYQRFPGGVRNCSYIDMAVPFAAGALYSTVEDLYLWDRALDSGQVLSESSKKAMFMPGLGDYGLGWYIRKAPVGPGNTERLVFSHSGGIEGFTAHLRRLPEERIFVVLLDNCTFGRLEVIADGILDVLFGRVPPPPRRSVAEVFYEAHRKSGAGAAVALLRELQVRKASEYDFSEAAINLLGYQLLGEREPDAAVAVFQMNAELHPDSSNVYDSLGEGLAALGKKDDAVRAYAKSLTLDPSNRNAVEWLDRLSKQPAP; encoded by the coding sequence ATGCGACATCCGGATGAACGAGCGTGGGGGGGATGGATCGGGATCGCCTTGGTTTGCGCCTGCCTTGGCGTATCCGTATCCGCGCAAGACCGGCCGGCGCAGATAGACGCCTACCTGGCGAGAGTCCATGACCTGCACCAATTCGACGGCGCCGTCCTCGTGGCCGACGCGCAGGGGGTCCTTTTCAAGAAGGCCTACGGCTTGGCGGACAGGGAATGGGACGTCCCCAGCACGCCCGCCACGAAGTTTCGAATCGGATCCATCACGAAGCAATTCACCGCGGCTCTCGCGCTGCAGCTCGTCGAGGAGGGCCGGATTACCCTCGATACCAAGCTCTCGGAGGTACTTCCGTATTACCGCAAGGATACAGGGGAGATGGTCACGGTCCGCCACCTCCTGAACCACACGTCCGGGATTCCCAGCCTCACGCAACTCCCAAGCTTTCAGGAGATTCGGACCCGAAATCCGCACAGCGTGGAGGAAACCGTCAAGCGCTTTTGCAGCGGCGATCTGCAGTTTGCACCGGGCACGCAGTTCAGATACAACAACAGCGGGTATTACATACTTGGGGCCGTGATCGAGAAGGTGACGGGCAAGCCCTACGAACAGGTCCTTCGGGAGCGCATCACCGACCCGCTCAAAATGACTGGGACCGGCTACGACCGCGCACGGGACGTACTTCTGAACCGGGCTTCAGGGTACCAGCGCTTTCCCGGCGGAGTGCGTAATTGTTCCTACATCGACATGGCAGTTCCCTTCGCGGCTGGGGCGCTGTACTCCACCGTGGAGGATCTCTATCTATGGGACCGCGCCCTCGATTCAGGGCAGGTGCTATCGGAATCAAGCAAAAAGGCCATGTTCATGCCGGGCCTGGGCGACTACGGCCTGGGCTGGTACATCCGAAAGGCCCCCGTAGGACCTGGAAACACGGAGCGACTCGTTTTCTCCCATTCCGGTGGAATCGAGGGCTTCACCGCTCACCTGAGGAGACTCCCCGAGGAGCGGATCTTCGTGGTTTTGTTGGACAACTGCACATTCGGGAGACTCGAGGTCATCGCCGACGGAATCCTGGACGTCCTTTTCGGGCGGGTCCCCCCGCCTCCAAGACGGTCCGTGGCCGAAGTCTTCTACGAGGCCCACCGCAAATCCGGGGCCGGCGCAGCGGTTGCGCTTCTCCGGGAACTCCAGGTCCGAAAGGCCTCGGAGTACGATTTTTCAGAAGCCGCCATCAACCTTCTCGGGTACCAGCTTCTGGGCGAACGCGAGCCCGATGCCGCCGTGGCGGTCTTTCAGATGAACGCGGAGCTCCACCCCGACTCATCCAACGTCTACGACTCCCTGGGCGAGGGCCTCGCCGCCCTTGGGAAGAAGGACGACGCCGTGCGAGCCTACGCCAAATCGCTCACCTTGGACCCCTCCAACCGGAACGCGGTGGAATGGTTGGACAGGCTTTCAAAGCAACCGGCCCCTTGA
- a CDS encoding prolyl oligopeptidase family serine peptidase produces the protein MRNLRIACFLTLSLLMASAAFAAPQAGSYSGHGAETVPPEVLAQYAPPPLPAELSRKIQSMMDIRAPGLGLVSPDGSRLFFTWSVTGTIQIWRLDGPDRFPIQLTGGEDRTTLAGISPDGKTLFVQRDRSGEENPGLYTMPAEGGPLSVIQHIKGVQTFFFFSSDDGRWVYYGANDLRPDSYAIYRYDLKTGTKEALVTEPGLWQIADHTAEGRLLLAKLTGSLSAEYSEWDPESRTVLPLLGQGEKEEYVVRYGAAPGQFLVLTPKFGEFRRLYRLEQGRFLPVTPEFQWDVSGFDIDPARSRILFSVNEGGYTRLHGLDARTFETLPLPAFPGADHVYYGETSRDGRYTALGIETATSPRTNWVLDWKTGALSRWVVPSAPEVDTRTFSVAVLEYYPARDGSMIPMFVRRPKAVSEGPCPVVVEFHGGPEGQATPGFSPMAQLYVDAGFTYVEPNVRGSDGYGKTWLAADDGPKRLQVITDIEDCARFIREKWAVHGKAPKVGVIGGSYGGYAVLMAMTRFAGAYDAGCSTVGISNLLTFLNNTAPYRRILRISEYGDPEKDKEALLQLSATTYVDRLQGPLLIIQGATDPRVPAGEALQMYEAARKKGVPSGLMIFPDEGHGAGKRSNRVLMYGHELLWMQKHLQGPQ, from the coding sequence ATGAGGAACCTGCGGATCGCTTGCTTTCTGACCCTTTCCCTTCTAATGGCCTCCGCCGCCTTCGCCGCCCCCCAGGCGGGATCCTACTCGGGCCACGGAGCCGAAACGGTTCCGCCGGAGGTCCTCGCGCAATACGCCCCGCCCCCTCTTCCCGCCGAACTTTCGCGAAAGATCCAGTCCATGATGGACATCCGAGCACCCGGCCTGGGCCTCGTTTCCCCGGATGGGTCCCGGCTCTTTTTCACGTGGTCGGTGACGGGGACGATCCAGATCTGGCGTCTCGACGGCCCCGACCGCTTTCCCATCCAGCTCACAGGCGGCGAGGACCGCACGACCCTCGCGGGCATTTCTCCGGACGGAAAGACGCTCTTCGTTCAGCGGGACCGGAGCGGCGAGGAGAACCCGGGGCTCTACACGATGCCCGCGGAGGGCGGTCCCCTTTCCGTCATCCAGCATATCAAGGGGGTCCAGACCTTCTTCTTCTTCTCGAGCGACGACGGCCGGTGGGTTTACTACGGCGCCAACGACCTCCGGCCGGATTCCTACGCCATTTACCGCTATGATCTGAAAACCGGAACCAAGGAGGCCCTCGTCACCGAGCCGGGGCTCTGGCAGATCGCGGACCACACCGCCGAGGGCCGGCTTCTCCTGGCCAAGTTGACCGGCTCCCTCTCGGCCGAATACTCCGAGTGGGACCCTGAAAGCAGAACGGTCCTTCCCCTTCTCGGCCAGGGGGAAAAGGAGGAGTACGTCGTCCGATACGGGGCGGCGCCCGGCCAATTCCTGGTGCTCACCCCCAAGTTCGGAGAATTCCGCCGTCTCTATCGTCTGGAACAGGGCCGCTTCCTGCCCGTCACGCCGGAGTTCCAATGGGACGTGTCCGGGTTCGACATCGATCCCGCCAGGAGCCGAATCCTGTTCAGCGTCAATGAAGGCGGTTACACACGGCTCCACGGCCTGGACGCCCGGACCTTCGAGACACTTCCCCTCCCTGCCTTCCCTGGCGCGGACCACGTTTACTATGGCGAAACCTCCCGGGACGGACGATACACGGCGCTGGGCATCGAGACCGCCACGTCGCCGAGAACCAATTGGGTCCTCGACTGGAAAACGGGCGCGCTCTCCCGCTGGGTGGTCCCGAGCGCCCCCGAGGTGGATACTCGAACCTTCTCGGTGGCGGTCCTGGAGTATTATCCGGCCCGCGACGGATCGATGATCCCCATGTTCGTGAGGCGGCCCAAGGCCGTTTCGGAGGGCCCCTGCCCGGTTGTGGTGGAGTTCCACGGCGGACCCGAGGGCCAGGCGACGCCCGGCTTCAGCCCCATGGCCCAACTATACGTGGACGCAGGCTTCACCTACGTGGAGCCCAACGTCCGCGGGAGCGACGGATACGGCAAGACGTGGCTCGCCGCCGACGACGGGCCCAAACGCCTCCAGGTCATCACCGATATCGAGGACTGCGCCCGGTTCATCCGGGAGAAATGGGCCGTCCACGGGAAGGCCCCGAAGGTGGGCGTGATCGGAGGGAGTTACGGGGGCTATGCCGTCCTCATGGCCATGACGCGCTTCGCCGGGGCGTACGATGCCGGCTGCTCCACCGTCGGTATCTCCAACCTTTTGACCTTCCTCAACAACACGGCGCCCTACCGGCGAATCCTGCGCATCTCCGAGTACGGGGATCCGGAAAAGGACAAGGAAGCCCTTCTCCAGCTTTCGGCCACCACCTACGTGGACCGGCTTCAGGGGCCCCTCCTGATCATCCAGGGAGCCACCGATCCCCGGGTCCCTGCCGGAGAGGCCCTGCAGATGTACGAGGCCGCCCGGAAGAAGGGCGTCCCCTCCGGCCTCATGATATTCCCCGACGAAGGCCACGGAGCGGGGAAGAGGAGCAACCGGGTCCTCATGTACGGCCACGAACTCCTCTGGATGCAGAAACATCTGCAAGGTCCTCAATAG
- a CDS encoding DUF1304 domain-containing protein — protein MRILASLAVALVALLHLGFLVLEMFYWDRPLGRRLFRLTPEASSTSRVLAANQGLYNGFLAAGLFWGLLLGPAGFGVTVFFLSCVVVAGLFGAATAGRPILWLQAAPGAAALALTLAARGVLHHG, from the coding sequence GTGCGCATTCTCGCTTCCCTGGCCGTCGCGCTGGTGGCGCTACTCCACTTGGGGTTTCTGGTTCTGGAGATGTTCTACTGGGACAGGCCCCTGGGCCGGAGGCTGTTTCGCCTGACCCCCGAGGCGTCTTCCACCTCCCGCGTGCTCGCCGCGAACCAGGGCCTGTATAATGGATTCCTCGCCGCGGGGCTCTTCTGGGGTCTGCTCCTGGGGCCCGCGGGTTTCGGCGTGACGGTCTTTTTCCTTTCCTGTGTCGTCGTCGCGGGCCTCTTCGGCGCCGCCACGGCGGGGCGGCCCATCCTCTGGCTCCAGGCCGCACCGGGGGCGGCCGCCTTGGCGCTCACCCTCGCGGCGAGAGGGGTTCTACACCATGGCTGA
- a CDS encoding cold-shock protein: MYQTKEYSVVNGIVKWFDEKKGYGFITVDGGKDAFVHHSNIVGEGFKTLAEGQKVTLEVTQGQKGPQAEQVRVAND, encoded by the coding sequence ATGTATCAGACCAAGGAGTACAGCGTGGTAAACGGAATCGTGAAGTGGTTCGACGAGAAAAAGGGTTACGGCTTCATCACCGTCGATGGCGGCAAGGATGCGTTCGTCCATCACAGCAACATCGTGGGTGAGGGTTTCAAGACTCTCGCCGAGGGCCAGAAGGTCACCCTCGAAGTGACGCAGGGCCAGAAGGGCCCCCAGGCGGAGCAGGTCCGCGTCGCAAACGACTGA
- a CDS encoding OmpA family protein — protein MKRILIGFLGAAMLLATIGAASQQKDDPKCKDHPLFTRMPTYWIHHCDERQFDAHEFVVGMDKGKAVTERVEGHLWKVFYYPQATAKEKPSELQILRNFENAVKSIGGTVVWTGKSRATFKVLQSGQEFWVDLTTEFTGKHGFTIVKKEGMTQDIQANAEVFRNDLRATGHAAVYGILFDTDSAAIKPESAGTISEIATLLKADPGLKIFVVGHTDNTGGVDHNLQLSHSRAQSVKQALVKDHGIAPERLKAFGCGPFAPVAPNTSEDGRAKNRRVELVAQ, from the coding sequence ATGAAGAGGATCCTCATCGGGTTTCTGGGAGCGGCCATGCTTCTGGCCACAATCGGGGCGGCGTCTCAGCAGAAGGACGACCCCAAGTGCAAGGATCACCCGCTCTTTACGCGCATGCCAACTTACTGGATCCACCACTGTGACGAGCGCCAGTTCGACGCCCACGAGTTCGTCGTGGGGATGGATAAGGGGAAGGCCGTCACCGAACGGGTGGAAGGGCACCTCTGGAAAGTTTTCTACTATCCCCAGGCCACGGCCAAGGAAAAGCCGAGCGAACTGCAAATTCTCCGCAATTTCGAGAATGCGGTGAAGAGCATCGGCGGCACCGTCGTGTGGACCGGGAAAAGCCGAGCGACCTTCAAGGTCCTCCAATCCGGCCAGGAATTCTGGGTGGACCTGACCACCGAGTTTACGGGCAAGCACGGCTTCACGATCGTGAAGAAGGAGGGCATGACCCAGGACATCCAGGCCAACGCCGAGGTGTTCCGGAACGACCTCCGCGCCACGGGTCACGCCGCGGTGTACGGGATCCTGTTTGATACGGACAGCGCCGCCATCAAGCCCGAATCCGCCGGGACCATCTCCGAAATCGCCACGCTCCTGAAGGCCGACCCGGGGCTCAAGATCTTCGTGGTAGGACACACGGACAATACGGGAGGCGTTGACCACAACCTCCAGCTATCCCATTCTCGGGCGCAGTCGGTCAAACAGGCGCTGGTCAAGGACCACGGAATCGCCCCGGAAAGGTTGAAGGCCTTCGGGTGCGGGCCCTTCGCCCCCGTGGCTCCGAACACCTCCGAGGACGGCCGCGCTAAAAACCGCCGGGTGGAACTCGTGGCCCAATAG
- a CDS encoding YaiI/YqxD family protein: protein MAEVFVDADGCPVKEEVYRVAKRHRVPVTLVSNSRMRVPPFDWITLVIVGSGFDAADDWIAAHAGRGDVVVTSDIPLADRCLKKGAKALSPKGNPFTLETIGEAMASRELLAFLRESGAVTGGPAPFSPRDRSRFLHALDELLRSL, encoded by the coding sequence ATGGCTGAGGTCTTCGTGGACGCGGACGGCTGCCCCGTCAAGGAGGAGGTCTACCGCGTCGCGAAGCGCCACCGCGTCCCGGTCACCCTCGTCTCCAACTCGAGGATGCGCGTGCCACCCTTCGATTGGATCACCCTGGTCATCGTGGGTTCGGGATTCGATGCGGCCGACGACTGGATCGCCGCCCACGCGGGCCGGGGAGATGTGGTCGTGACCTCCGACATCCCCCTCGCGGACCGTTGCTTGAAGAAGGGAGCCAAGGCCCTCAGCCCAAAGGGGAACCCCTTCACTCTCGAGACCATCGGGGAGGCCATGGCGAGCCGGGAACTGCTGGCGTTCCTGCGCGAATCGGGTGCCGTGACGGGAGGGCCCGCCCCGTTCTCGCCGCGGGACCGGTCCCGGTTCCTTCACGCCCTGGACGAACTCTTGCGGAGCCTCTGA
- a CDS encoding VOC family protein, giving the protein MASPVKPVPEGYHSLTPYLVVHDGHAALEFYARALGAVELLRIPAPGDKVGHAEMRIGDSPFMLADENQDMGFKSPKSLGGNATSLLLYVEDVDAAFPLAVAAGAKVLRPVADHFYGDRAGTLEDPFGHVWTLATHKEDLSPEELARRAKAFEER; this is encoded by the coding sequence ATGGCTTCCCCCGTCAAACCCGTGCCGGAGGGCTACCACTCGCTCACGCCGTATCTCGTCGTCCATGACGGACACGCCGCGTTGGAATTTTACGCCCGCGCCCTGGGCGCCGTGGAGCTCCTCCGGATCCCGGCGCCAGGAGACAAGGTGGGCCACGCCGAGATGCGGATCGGTGACTCCCCTTTCATGCTCGCCGACGAAAACCAGGACATGGGATTTAAGAGCCCCAAGTCCCTGGGGGGGAACGCCACCAGCCTCCTCTTGTATGTGGAGGACGTGGATGCGGCCTTCCCCCTGGCCGTGGCGGCCGGGGCGAAGGTGCTCCGTCCCGTTGCGGATCACTTCTACGGCGACCGCGCGGGGACTCTTGAGGATCCCTTCGGCCACGTGTGGACCCTCGCCACCCACAAGGAAGATCTGTCCCCCGAGGAGCTGGCCCGGCGGGCCAAGGCTTTCGAAGAACGCTAG
- a CDS encoding anion transporter yields the protein MATALAVFIGTYFLIAARRFRLLHIGRPAGALVGAVAMVLLGVLSPDEAFAAVDLPTLGLLFGMMVLSAYLEEAGFFSALAAATLRRSATPGRLLGAVVWVSGISSAFLLNDTVCLVLTPIVVALVIALRLEPLPYLLALATSANIGSVATLAGNPQNMLVGTASGIPYREYLAVMAPAAVLCLGLNHALLRAVFRSRLAPVRTTASADWPHRVRRPMLVKTLAALAGVVAAWLLGADLAAAAIAGAALAILLNRFSPEPLLARLDWSLLVFFAALFVVMEGVNRAGCLAAAQAWLPESSGPLGIAAFALLSVAGSNLFSNVPFVMAAGGWVGSLSDARLHWYLLALTSTFAGNLTLVGSMANLIVAELAKGLHPIGFREYLRYGVLITIVTTVVGVVYLLAVSDWIPRP from the coding sequence ATGGCCACGGCCCTCGCCGTGTTTATTGGAACCTACTTTCTGATCGCCGCCAGGAGGTTCCGCCTCCTTCACATCGGCCGTCCGGCGGGGGCCCTTGTGGGAGCCGTCGCCATGGTTCTGCTTGGGGTGCTATCGCCCGACGAGGCCTTCGCGGCGGTGGATCTCCCCACGCTGGGGCTCCTCTTCGGCATGATGGTCCTCTCGGCATACCTGGAGGAGGCGGGCTTCTTTTCCGCCCTCGCCGCGGCGACCCTCCGAAGGTCCGCCACACCAGGGCGCCTCCTGGGTGCCGTCGTCTGGGTATCCGGGATCTCGTCGGCCTTTCTCCTGAACGACACGGTATGCCTGGTCCTGACGCCCATCGTGGTCGCGCTCGTGATCGCCCTGAGGCTGGAGCCTCTCCCCTACCTTCTCGCCCTGGCCACGAGCGCCAACATCGGCTCCGTGGCCACCCTGGCCGGAAACCCGCAGAACATGCTCGTGGGGACGGCTTCGGGGATCCCGTACCGCGAATACCTGGCCGTCATGGCCCCGGCGGCGGTCCTTTGCCTCGGGCTGAACCACGCTTTGCTTCGGGCCGTGTTCCGCTCCCGGCTGGCTCCCGTGCGGACGACCGCCTCCGCAGACTGGCCCCATCGGGTTCGCAGACCCATGCTCGTCAAAACCCTGGCCGCCCTGGCGGGAGTGGTGGCCGCCTGGCTCCTGGGTGCCGATCTCGCCGCGGCGGCCATCGCGGGAGCCGCCCTGGCCATCCTTCTCAACCGCTTTTCGCCCGAACCCCTCCTTGCCCGGCTCGACTGGTCCCTTCTCGTGTTCTTCGCCGCCCTCTTTGTCGTCATGGAGGGAGTGAACCGCGCCGGCTGCCTCGCCGCTGCCCAGGCGTGGCTCCCCGAATCTTCTGGCCCCCTGGGAATCGCCGCCTTTGCCCTTCTCTCGGTGGCGGGGAGCAATCTCTTTTCCAACGTGCCTTTCGTCATGGCGGCTGGGGGGTGGGTCGGATCACTCTCCGATGCCCGGCTTCATTGGTACCTCCTGGCTCTCACGTCCACCTTCGCGGGGAACCTCACCCTCGTGGGCTCCATGGCCAACCTGATCGTGGCGGAACTCGCCAAGGGTCTTCACCCCATCGGGTTCCGCGAGTACCTTCGGTATGGGGTCCTCATCACCATTGTCACGACGGTGGTCGGCGTCGTATACCTGCTCGCCGTTTCCGACTGGATTCCGCGGCCATAA
- a CDS encoding serine hydrolase, producing MMEPKCLISARLAARPVIALAAAFLLAVTLSSKAQEVDYAKRLEGFDAYMEKTLKDWNAPAVAVGVVVGDKVVFAKGYGFADVGKKVPMSARTVCPIASNTKLFTAVAAGLLVEEGKLDWNEPIREKVPSIRFANDALNSSVSLRDMLAHRTGITRHDFIWYRADFTRKELFERLKFMEPKEPIRTTFLYNNMMFMAVGYAIELQSGKTWEEFVRTRLFEPLGMTSSGFTIEELKKAPDHGVPYTERRESDELYEIPYYEDTEGMAPCGAIVSNVEDMTRWLIALMNDGKFEGRQVIPASVLKETLTPAVALPNSAGLARGWWELVNSTYGMGRNVAVYRGKLYSYHGGDINGFHSQVSMMPQEKIGVVVLEIGDHCAMLRDAVGYNVYERLLGMDPTPWSDRYLALYKKGKQAGKEGRAKAGADRVPNAPPSHVLKDYAGTYEHPAYGEMPVTFQDGKLTFGFRAMNLPLEPYHYERFDTPDHEEFGKWSLNFQTNPQGDVDKVVVSLDEKEVTFVRRPESLDEKTLALMAGTYETATGMKFEVLLKEGVLYLAFPGRPADPLVHYKGTKFRLKEYSDLILDFVMEGGKVKGLNQISADGQFMMYKK from the coding sequence ATGATGGAGCCAAAGTGCTTGATTTCGGCCCGACTCGCCGCGCGTCCGGTCATTGCGCTGGCCGCGGCGTTTCTCCTTGCCGTCACCCTCTCGTCCAAAGCTCAAGAGGTTGACTACGCCAAGAGGCTGGAGGGCTTCGACGCCTACATGGAGAAGACCCTGAAGGACTGGAACGCTCCGGCGGTCGCGGTGGGAGTGGTCGTGGGCGACAAGGTCGTTTTCGCAAAAGGCTACGGGTTCGCCGACGTGGGGAAGAAAGTGCCCATGAGCGCCCGGACCGTCTGCCCCATCGCCTCCAACACGAAGCTCTTCACCGCCGTGGCGGCGGGGCTCCTGGTGGAGGAAGGGAAGCTGGATTGGAACGAGCCCATACGGGAGAAAGTCCCGTCCATCCGATTCGCCAACGACGCCCTCAACAGCAGCGTGTCGCTGCGAGACATGCTGGCCCACCGGACGGGGATCACCCGCCACGACTTCATCTGGTATCGGGCGGACTTCACGAGAAAGGAACTCTTCGAACGGCTGAAGTTCATGGAGCCCAAGGAGCCCATCCGGACCACCTTCCTCTACAACAACATGATGTTCATGGCCGTGGGGTACGCCATCGAACTCCAGTCCGGGAAAACCTGGGAGGAGTTCGTCCGGACCCGGCTCTTCGAGCCATTGGGCATGACTTCTTCGGGATTCACGATCGAGGAATTGAAGAAGGCGCCCGACCACGGTGTCCCGTACACCGAGCGTCGGGAGAGCGACGAGCTGTACGAGATTCCCTACTACGAAGACACGGAGGGGATGGCCCCCTGCGGGGCCATCGTCTCGAACGTGGAAGACATGACCCGCTGGCTCATCGCCCTCATGAACGACGGCAAGTTCGAAGGCAGGCAGGTGATACCCGCCTCGGTTCTGAAGGAGACCCTTACCCCCGCGGTGGCCCTGCCCAACTCGGCGGGGCTGGCCCGCGGATGGTGGGAGCTCGTGAATTCCACCTACGGCATGGGTCGCAACGTGGCCGTGTATCGGGGAAAGCTGTACTCGTACCACGGGGGGGACATCAACGGATTCCACTCGCAGGTATCCATGATGCCCCAGGAAAAGATCGGCGTCGTGGTCCTGGAAATCGGGGACCATTGCGCCATGCTTCGCGATGCCGTGGGCTACAACGTCTACGAGCGCCTTCTGGGGATGGACCCGACCCCCTGGAGCGACCGGTACCTCGCTCTTTACAAGAAGGGGAAACAGGCGGGCAAGGAAGGCCGGGCCAAGGCCGGAGCCGACCGCGTTCCGAACGCCCCTCCCTCCCACGTCCTGAAGGACTATGCGGGAACCTATGAGCACCCGGCCTACGGCGAGATGCCCGTGACCTTCCAGGACGGGAAGCTGACCTTCGGGTTCCGAGCCATGAACCTTCCCCTCGAGCCTTACCACTACGAACGTTTCGACACGCCGGACCACGAGGAATTCGGGAAGTGGAGCCTCAACTTCCAGACGAACCCGCAGGGCGACGTGGACAAGGTGGTGGTGTCCCTGGACGAGAAGGAAGTCACCTTCGTTCGGCGGCCCGAGAGCCTTGACGAGAAGACCCTGGCGCTCATGGCCGGAACGTACGAAACCGCCACCGGGATGAAGTTCGAGGTGTTGCTCAAGGAGGGCGTCCTGTACCTGGCCTTCCCAGGCCGTCCCGCGGACCCGCTGGTCCACTACAAGGGAACGAAGTTCCGCCTGAAGGAGTACTCGGACCTGATCCTGGACTTCGTGATGGAAGGCGGGAAGGTGAAGGGCTTGAACCAGATTTCCGCCGACGGGCAGTTCATGATGTACAAGAAGTAG
- a CDS encoding aspartate aminotransferase family protein, which translates to MDSILRCYGYEVLIRDLVRASGCDLFDGQGRRIVDLEAGVWCACLGHNHPRITAAVRRQLDALTHVGYRATAPIVERAGAALLDALAMKDGKCVLLSSGTEAVELALLASRRVTGRSRFVTLEGTYLGAFGASSRSRPDEWITVPGTACPSCLGGVLCAGHAARLEALNLEDVAAFVFEPGNASGLVRLPPTPLVRALAAQVKESGGLLVVDEVTTGFGRTGAWFGFEHYGLKPDSVALGKGLGNGYPVSAAAFSYEMSCALERLDFRHAQSHQDDPLGCAVANEVLAVLREEGWVERAALLGERLLDALRDLARRKGAVTDVRGRGLMSVLEFRPDGTGFSLAEVHRRLLGKGFLAGFKPSARILRFYPPLVLPEPEVDRLLAALEELL; encoded by the coding sequence ATGGATAGCATCCTGCGCTGCTATGGATACGAGGTCCTGATCCGCGACTTGGTGCGGGCCTCGGGATGCGACCTGTTCGACGGCCAGGGCCGGCGCATTGTGGACCTCGAGGCAGGGGTCTGGTGCGCCTGCCTGGGCCACAACCACCCCCGCATCACGGCCGCCGTTCGACGCCAACTCGACGCGCTCACGCACGTGGGCTATCGAGCGACGGCCCCGATCGTGGAGCGGGCGGGCGCGGCGCTGCTCGATGCGCTCGCGATGAAGGATGGGAAGTGTGTTCTTCTTTCCTCCGGAACCGAGGCCGTGGAGCTGGCCCTCCTCGCCTCGAGGCGGGTCACCGGACGCTCTCGGTTCGTGACGCTGGAGGGAACCTACCTCGGCGCCTTCGGGGCTTCCTCTCGCTCGCGGCCGGACGAGTGGATCACGGTCCCTGGAACCGCCTGCCCTTCCTGCCTCGGCGGCGTCCTCTGCGCCGGCCACGCGGCCCGACTGGAAGCCCTGAATCTGGAGGACGTCGCGGCCTTCGTTTTCGAGCCGGGAAACGCCTCGGGCCTCGTGAGGCTCCCCCCCACTCCGCTCGTTCGGGCCTTGGCGGCACAAGTGAAGGAGTCGGGGGGGCTCCTGGTAGTCGACGAAGTCACGACGGGGTTCGGCCGGACGGGCGCCTGGTTCGGGTTCGAACATTACGGGCTGAAGCCCGACTCCGTCGCCCTGGGGAAAGGGCTGGGGAACGGGTACCCCGTCAGCGCGGCCGCCTTCTCGTACGAGATGTCCTGCGCCCTCGAGCGACTCGACTTCCGCCATGCCCAGTCCCATCAAGACGATCCCCTCGGGTGCGCGGTGGCAAACGAAGTCCTGGCGGTGTTGCGCGAAGAGGGATGGGTAGAGAGGGCCGCCCTCCTGGGGGAAAGGCTCTTGGACGCGCTCCGGGACCTGGCCCGGAGAAAAGGCGCGGTCACCGACGTCCGGGGACGGGGGCTCATGAGCGTTCTCGAGTTTCGGCCCGACGGCACCGGCTTCTCGCTGGCGGAGGTCCACCGCCGGCTTCTCGGCAAGGGGTTCCTAGCGGGCTTCAAACCCTCCGCAAGGATCCTGCGCTTCTATCCTCCGCTGGTCCTGCCCGAGCCCGAGGTGGACCGGCTCCTGGCCGCCCTGGAGGAACTCCTGTGA
- a CDS encoding DHCW motif cupin fold protein, which translates to MRLERYGLRVLPYDRNPYGIEWMRFDEGSPVPEAVQKAPHVAFEVDDLEAELRGKEVLIAPNGPSPGATVAFVLEDGQPVEFLKLEGEAASMGSLFRGPLKVTDWAALPAVQAPGAKGTASARTVDAGEVRLRIVEFAPGYVADHWCHRGHAVYVLEGALVVELKMGGEVRLEAGMGFTGGGDLDNPHRGRAPEGAKVLIVD; encoded by the coding sequence GTGCGCCTTGAGCGGTACGGGCTCCGCGTCCTCCCCTACGACCGCAATCCGTACGGCATCGAATGGATGCGCTTCGACGAAGGGAGCCCCGTGCCCGAAGCCGTCCAGAAGGCTCCGCACGTGGCCTTCGAAGTGGACGACCTGGAGGCCGAGCTTCGGGGTAAGGAAGTCCTCATCGCTCCCAATGGCCCATCACCCGGTGCCACCGTCGCCTTCGTCTTGGAGGACGGACAGCCCGTGGAATTTCTGAAGTTGGAGGGCGAGGCGGCGTCCATGGGGAGTCTATTCCGGGGTCCCCTGAAGGTCACGGACTGGGCGGCCCTGCCGGCGGTCCAGGCCCCGGGGGCAAAGGGAACGGCCTCGGCCAGGACGGTGGACGCCGGCGAGGTAAGGCTTCGGATCGTGGAATTTGCCCCCGGCTACGTCGCCGACCACTGGTGCCACAGGGGACACGCGGTGTACGTTCTCGAAGGCGCCCTCGTGGTGGAGCTCAAAATGGGGGGGGAGGTTCGGCTCGAGGCCGGGATGGGATTCACGGGTGGTGGGGATCTTGACAATCCCCATCGGGGGAGGGCACCGGAGGGGGCAAAGGTCCTCATCGTGGATTGA